The Tripterygium wilfordii isolate XIE 37 chromosome 4, ASM1340144v1, whole genome shotgun sequence genome has a window encoding:
- the LOC119996700 gene encoding uncharacterized protein LOC119996700 isoform X1 translates to MAFDQNSIAKDPVTVNATRTVTEEPRIAATITSGRNTAEGGFASSGSIPVYYPATVPDAGYVTLGYGAAVPPGVTAWAPRMPVPVGSVSVNPAVGGFGYGPSLGNRVVGNAVDHSGSDMGSAFVGARNLGDSVNGNGSDQEEKATRVDYNPNLVNKVGSNGAEQVSEGGGNDSVSGKKVKFLCSFGGKILPRPSDGTLRYVGGQTRIISIKREASFNELMQKMVDIYGQPVIIKYQLPDEDLDALVSVSCPDDLENMMDEYEKLSGSFSDGSAKLRMFLFSASELDSSGVVQFGDLHDGGQKYVDAVNGVVDGVGSTGITRKESMASANSTQNSDISGAETGDCSGLWQGDTTGLPSTCTLSPSNNSATSHDAAPKLMCIDPNPAAYTDASTAPLGIPVVKSGPPQTSEPYPEVEVVRPVPVAAPHQQLGYDFHQPGKEVPQPGPHMQAYVDSRPEVMNNSGFIHLPSQMGFPNSQLFGNAGAVFTQQQLHDNLGGVTHHQFIPAVHMTVASSSHAPVRPTVVQPLVQPQQTRFEQYPNQSTVGPRVVQLPFDPTYNMYKAQVPSQVVGGGYGWHQVQSPETGTYTDGKVPHQQVIFTEKILRLQDCYMCQNVLPHAHSDTLPQDRKVSGANPLYDSSSAYQSLRSEDAMRFHSISSGMVTGISGDDVIDQRAGARAGVHYQVGTPQADAMALSHNLDAQNGNEGIVYQKTDNSDRIPMVSASNGVMGLAGDVNLPYGKLLGTMPQSSCDDATQKQSVPTYCQVKQEPLNKLINNDIPHVGGLPIQSSERLIQEPAKDFSGKISGLVPKEDTIDSCVSHDHLRPIDGMMEPLQIHPAEICVNKEQNRAPTNTLRKEDILNYGPQPTTGRDALFDNSFSNPQIVRDANHCKPTEVLPSSSEAMCYGHNYLHKESHEAAQLPLLVDPAFSGVESTYVIDRPLPVSEWKDEVSCLQPKIVPSDVEGFTLNGNILSSPSPSSRPVDVVDSSNSLFSNQDPWALRHDTHFPPPRPTKIAVRKEAFVNRDPVVGNHLGSSGEPSTDTRLDDGAFQPLSNLNRDYSLEQARSSKGSEEDLIKKELQAVAENVAASVFQSSTSSNPDLSAHDINESAFDTAQGTEVSNYKDVKTKISEKVNFGFPVSDGIGRLQIIQNSDLEELRELGSGTFGTVYHGKWRGTDVAIKRINDRCFAGKPSEQERMRDDFWNEAIKLADLHHPNVVAFYGVVLDGPGGSIATVTEYMVNGSLRNALQKNVRSLSKRKLLLIAMDVAFGMEYLHGKKIVHFDLKSDNLLVNLRDPHRPICKVGDLGLSKVKCQTLISGGVRGTLPWMAPELLNGSSSLVSEKVDVFSYGIVMWELLTGEEPYADLHYGAIIGGIVSNTLRPPIPESCDPDWKSLMERCWSSEPSERPSFTEIANDLRIMAAKLPPKGQNPPQ, encoded by the exons ATGGCATTCGATCAAAACTCAATAGCTAAAGATCCAGTGACAGTAAACGCTACTAGAACTGTAACCGAAGAGCCCCGCATTGCGGCCACTATTACATCTGGTAGAAACACTGCGGAAGGAGGTTTTGCGAGCTCTGGGTCCATACCCGTTTATTATCCGGCAACGGTACCTGATGCTGGTTATGTGACTCTTGGGTATGGTGCTGCAGTGCCTCCTGGTGTTACTGCATGGGCGCCACGTATGCCTGTTCCGGTTGGGAGTGTTAGTGTTAATCCTGCTGTAGGTGGGTTCGGTTATGGTCCCAGTTTGGGGAATAGGGTGGTTGGGAATGCTGTTGATCATTCAGGGAGTGATATGGGATCTGCATTTGTGGGTGCTCGAAATTTGGGGGACAGCGTTAATGGTAATGGAAGTGATCAGGAGGAGAAGGCAACAAGGGTTGATTATAATCCCAATTTGGTTAACAAGGTCGGTAGCAATGGGGCTGAACAAGTGAGTGAAGGTGGTGGAAACGATTCTGTTTCTGGGAAGAAAGTCAAGTTTTTGTGTAGCTTTGGGGGTAAGATTTTACCTAGACCCAGTGATGGTACTCTAAGATATGTTGGAGGACAAACTAGGATTATTAGTATCAAGAGAGAGGCAAGCTTCAATGAGCTTATGCAAAAGATGGTGGACATATATGGGCAACCTGTGATCATTAAGTACCAGCTCCCTGATGAAGATCTTGATGCGTTGGTATCAGTTTCATGCCCTGATGATCTTGAGAACATGATGGATGAGTACGAGAAGTTGAGTGGGAGTTTTTCAGATGGGTCAGCTAAATTGagaatgtttttgttttctgcgTCAGAACTCGACTCTTCTGGTGTGGTGCAGTTTGGAGATTTACACGATGGTGGGCAGAAATATGTGGATGCAGTGAATGGGGTTGTCGATGGAGTTGGAAGCACTGGTATCACAAGGAAGGAGAGTATGGCAAGTGCAAATTCAACACAAAATTCTGATATCAGCGGGGCTGAGACTGGTGATTGCTCAGGTCTGTGGCAAGGGGACACTACTGGGCTGCCATCCACCTGCACATTATCACCTAGCAATAATTCAGCTACTTCCCATGATGCTGCTCCAAAATTGATGTGCATTGATCCCAACCCCGCAGCTTATACTGATGCTTCTACTGCTCCATTGGGCATTCCAGTTGTTAAGTCTGGGCCACCTCAAACTTCAGAACCTTACCCCGAGGTTGAAGTGGTGAGGCCTGTACCTGTTGCTGCACCACATCAGCAACTAGGTTATGATTTCCATCAACCTGGAAAGGAAGTTCCACAGCCAGGACCTCACATGCAGGCTTATGTTGATTCTCGACCAGAAGTTATGAACAACTCAGGCTTTATACATCTTCCTTCCCAAATGGGATTTCCAAATTCTCAATTGTTTGGAAATGCAGGAGCTGTGTTTACTCAACAACAACTCCATGATAATCTGGGAGGTGTTACTCATCATCAGTTTATTCCTGCGGTGCACATGACAGTGGCTTCATCTTCTCATGCTCCTGTCAGGCCTACAGTGGTTCAACCATTAGTGCAGCCGCAACAAACTCGGTTCGAGCAATATCCCAATCAAAGCACAGTTGGGCCTAGGGTTGTTCAGCTTCCTTTTGATCCAACCTACAATATGTATAAGGCGCAGGTCCCATCTCAAGTAGTTGGGGGAGGCTATGGCTGGCATCAAGTTCAGTCACCTGAGACTGGAACGTACACTGATGGTAAAGTGCCTCATCAACAGGTAATTTTTACTGAAAAGATTCTGAGGTTGCAAGACTGTTATATGTGTCAGAATGTACTGCCTCATGCACATTCGGATACTTTGCCACAGGATCGTAAAGTGAGTGGTGCAAATCCTTTATATGATTCAAGCTCGGCTTATCAAAGTCTCCGTTCAGAAGATGCAATGAGATTTCATTCAATAAGCAGTGGTATGGTAACTGGCATCTCAGGTGATGATGTCATTGACCAACGTGCTGGTGCTCGAGCTGGAGTCCATTATCAAGTTGGAACACCTCAAGCGGATGCAATGGCATTGTCTCATAACCTTGATGCACAAAATGGAAATGAGGGAATTGTTTACCAGAAAACAGACAATTCTGATCGTATTCCCATGGTTTCAGCTTCCAATGGAGTGATGGGTTTGGCTGGTGACGTCAACTTACCTTACGGAAAACTTTTAGGTACCATGCCTCAATCTTCCTGTGATGATGCGACACAGAAGCAGTCAGTGCCAACTTATTGTCAGGTTAAACAGGAGCCACTTAATAAACTTATCAATAATGATATACCGCATGTTGGAGGTTTACCTATTCAATCTTCAGAGCGCCTGATTCAAGAACCCGCAAAAGACTTTTCTGGTAAGATCTCAGGCCTTGTTCCCAAAGAAGATACGATAGACTCCTGTGTATCACATGACCATCTGAGACCCATTGATGGGATGATGGAACCTCTCCAAATACATCCAGCTGAGATTTGTGTtaataaagaacaaaatagGGCACCCACTAATACGCTTAGAAAAGAAGATATTTTGAATTATGGACCACAGCCAACTACAGGGAGGGATGCACTTTTTGATAATTCCTTTAGCAATCCGCAAATAGTTCGTGATGCAAATCATTGCAAACCCACTGAAGTTTTGCCTTCTAGCTCTGAAGCAATGTGTTATGGGCATAATTATCTGCACAAGGAATCACATGAGGCAGCTCAACTTCCTCTTTTGGTCGATCCAGCATTCTCTGGTGTTGAGTCGACTTATGTAATCGACAGACCTCTGCCTGTTTCTGAGTGGAAGGATGAAGTCTCATGCTTACAGCCAAAGATTGTTCCTAGTGATGTAGAAGGTTTTACCTTGAATGGTAACATACTATCTTCTCCATCCCCTTCTAGCAGGCCCGTTGATGTTGTGGACTCGTCAAACTCTCTTTTTAGCAACCAGGATCCTTGGGCTTTGCGTCATGATACTCATTTCCCCCCTCCCAGGCCTACTAAAATTGCAGTAAGAAAGGAAGCCTTTGTTAATAGGGACCCAGTGGTTGGTAATCATTTGGGCAGTAGTGGGGAACCAAGTACAGACACAAGATTGGATGACGGAGCCTTCCAGCCATTGAGCAATTTAAATAGGGATTACAGTTTAGAGCAAGCTCGTTCCTCCAAAG GCTCAGAAGAGGACCTCATCAAGAAAGAACTCCAAGCTGTCGCTGAGAATGTAGCTGCTTCTGTCTTTCAATCTTCTACATCTTCTAATCCTGATTTATCAGCTCATGACATTAATGAATCTGCCTTTGACACTGCTCAAGGCACAGAAGTTTCAAATTATAAG GATGTGAAGACCAAAATTTCGGAGAAGGTgaattttggttttcctgtgtCAGATGGCATCGGTCGCTTGCAG attaTTCAGAATAGTGACCTTGAAGAGCTGAGAGAGTTAGGTTCTGGTACTTTTGGCACTGTTTATCATGGAAAGTGGAGGGGTACTGATGTCGCAATTAAACGGATTAATGACAGGTGTTTTGCTGGGAAACCTTCAGAACAAGAGCGAATG AGAGATGATTTTTGGAATGAGGCCATTAAGCTTGCTGACTTGCACCATCCAAATGTGGTAGCCTTCTATGGTGTTGTGCTGGATGGCCCTGGAGGCTCAATTGCCACAGTAACTGAGTATATGGTTAATGGATCCTTGAGAAATGCTCTGCAGAAGAATGTGAG GAGCCTCAGCAAGCGCAAGCTCCTTTTGATTGCCATGGATGTGGCCTTTGGGATGGAGTATTTACATGGAAAGAAGATAGtgcattttgatttgaaaagtgaCAATTTACTTGTCAATCTTAGAGACCCTCACCGCCCAATATGCAAG GTTGGTGATTTGGGCTTGTCTAAGGTGAAATGTCAGACACTTATATCTGGTGGTGTTCGAGGAACACTTCCATGGATGGCACCTGAGCTTCTAAATGGTAGCAGTAGCCTTGTTTCAGAGAAG GTTGATGTGTTTTCATATGGTATTGTGATGTGGGAACTTCTTACTGGGGAAGAACCATATGCAGACTTGCATTATGGGGCGATTATAG GTGGAATCGTCAGCAATACCTTGCGGCCACCAATACCAGAATCATGTGATCCGGATTGGAAATCACTGATGGAGAGATGTTGGTCGTCAGAGCCATCAGAGAGACCGAGCTTTACTGAAATTGCCAACGACTTGCGAATTATGGCTGCAAAACTTCCTCCGAAAGGACAAAACCCGCCTCAATAA